A region of Oryzias latipes chromosome 18, ASM223467v1 DNA encodes the following proteins:
- the LOC101169068 gene encoding insulin receptor substrate 2-B isoform X1 yields MDLTNHPEGGGAVMMVEAPQGEPVRRAAVTNGAGSVREPPSPVIGTGSRFHPHHHSLQQPSREPQFHLFGEKSTESPGRRACPSLGQLPAAEEPPAGGGAHVLAAVHVASASDAVEDIRKCGYLRKQKHGHKRFFVLRAAGPLGPSRLEYYDSEKKFRSSLRHAAGAPGAAAAAPSPPKRVIFLSQCFTVNKRADSKNKYLIALYTKDEYFAIVAESEQEQEDWYVAVSALMSEGKRGHVDSDDLDDGYGTVSPGTVFKEVWQVNVKPKGLGQTKNLTGVYRLCLSAKTVHLVKLNSDNPCVNLQLMNIRRCGHSESFFFIEVGRSSSIGPGEIWMQVDDSVVAQSMHETILETMKALKAFAEFRPRSKSQSSSSNPMPFITTRRHLGNLPPSQTGLQRRSRTESVVGTPPSSKSSGASGYRFRTSSEGEGTMNRPFRSATGSLVHLNSTRALHGRQDATGGVSGSGGATGSSGTSSGRYTKAISGTSSSYHARSSSLPVSHFPSTSSPVSVSSSSGHGSVSDTLTRPSSASICGSPSDGGFNSSDEYGSSPGDFRYFRVRSNTPDSLGNTPPIREESCLNDYMAMGWNRDVFGGAGDASREESTSTADDDRLSSSSLRRRTHSFSRSAGGATGGCGVAVYQKMTQTNLSLDEGSDVALPFGAGLLRGGPSSSTSSLRSDYSSCSEHSQQSRPSTLPRTEAAAERPPLCAQEDSGYMPMMCGVAASPRDTPPDYMPMQPSSYPQHNSHSPQFHSRSPHRPTQPQASTDAQGYMMMLPGGGGCTSSVLQASPSPPSSSSSSAATGSCRGGGGENGEYMDMSYSSGHRLSSATGGPPEGAPKSYSPYFSLPRSYKTPTRERDGEYVPMSPPAKPVSIQDRRAVGGSSTSTPSHPPPPYGAHHTTAVPAERHVLRPTRLPLGRRSFHGPLPVTEASTSVAPPSYSEGPSSPGEYINIEFGDQFPHQQQPPAYPLSAPDEETPLGPCCSPPQPQDYMSVEVGGLGKNQSPRPSLVAPWNPPSYIRPLASNPGAHDGGHWKSVGEDYTDMTFNLSGGGKAQSTTAMLQHLCVMEGHYKHTFSSPVSPPCLNRPPTQQSEPKVVRADPQGRRRHSSETFSSSSTPAGEGLSSSPPNSSQADPTAHCESYLVGGQASRWANSASFDCVWMSVEGVRDSPAPHDSPGATEAPPPFSAAEAGSGRMCRNASAGFQNGLNYIALELREEGVNTEAVASGATGTNGDTAGEGTVPPPENGAYASIDFTKTDGVAAAKGGL; encoded by the exons atggatCTAACGAACCACCCGGAAGGGGGGGGCGCCGTGATGATGGTGGAGGCCCCGCAGGGGGAGCCGGTGAGGAGAGCCGCGGTCACCAACGGAGCTGGCTCGGTGCGGGAACCCCCGTCCCCGGTAATCGGCACCGGCTCCCGTttccacccccaccaccacagcCTGCAGCAGCCCTCCCGGGAGCCGCAGTTTCATCTCTTTGGGGAGAAGAGCACCGAGTCTCCGGGCCGGAGAGCCTGCCCATCGCTCGGCCAGCTCCCCGCCGCCGAGGAGCCCCCCGCGGGCGGCGGTGCCCATGTGTTGGCGGCCGTGCACGTCGCGAGCGCCTCTGACGCGGTGGAAGACATCCGGAAATGCGGATACCTGAGGAAGCAGAAACACGGACACAAGCGCTTCTTCGTGCTCCGAGCCGCCGGGCCGCTCGGACCCAGCCGCCTGGAGTACTACGACAGCGAGAAGAAGTTCCGGAGCAGCCTCCGCCACGCTGCGGGGGCCCCCGGAGCCGCCGCGGCCGCGCCTTCCCCTCCGAAAAGAGTGATCTTCCTGTCCCAGTGCTTCACGGTCAACAAGCGGGCGGACTCCAAGAACAAATACCTGATCGCGCTCTACACCAAAGACGAGTACTTCGCCATCGTGGCCGAGAGcgagcaggagcaggaggacTGGTACGTGGCCGTCAGCGCTCTGATGAGTGAAGGCAAGCGTGGCCATGTGGACTCTGATGACCTGGATGATGGGTACGGTACCGTCAGTCCCGGTACCGTGTTCAAAGAGGTGTGGCAGGTCAATGTGAAACCTAAAGGACTAGGTCAGACCAAAAACCTGACCGGCGTGTACCGTCTGTGCCTCTCTGCCAAAACCGTTCACCTGGTGAAGCTGAACTCCGACAACCCCTGTGTCAACCTGCAGCTGATGAACATCCGGCGCTGTGGACATTCAGAGAGCTTCTTCTTCATCGAGgtgggccgctcctcttctaTCGGGCCCGGGGAGATCTGGATGCAGGTGGATGACTCTGTTGTGGCCCAGAGCATGCACGAGACCATCCTGGAGACCATGAAAGCCCTCAAGGCTTTCGCAGAGTTCCGGCCCAGGAGCAAGAGTCAGTCTTCGAGCTCCAACCCCATGCCCTTCATCACCACGCGCCGCCACCTGGGCAACCTGCCTCCAAGCCAGACTGGGCTGCAGCGCCGATCCAGAACGGAGTCGGTGGTCGGGACCCCTCCGTCCAGTAAGAGCTCAGGGGCGAGCGGTTATCGCTTCCGGACCTCCAGTGAGGGAGAGGGAACCATGAACCGGCCGTTCCGCTCTGCCACGGGGAGCCTGGTGCATCTGAACTCAACGCGGGCCCTCCATGGGCGTCAGGACGCTACTGGCGGCGTCTCTGGAAGTGGGGGGGCTACAGGCAGTTCTGGCACCAGCAGCGGGCGCTACACGAAGGCCATATCCGGGACATCCTCTTCCTACCACGCTCGCTCATCCTCCCTGCCTGTCTCCCACTTCCCCTCCACCAGCAGCCCGGTCAGCGTGTCCTCCAGCAGCGGGCATGGCTCCGTGTCGGACACGCTCACCCGCCCATCCAGCGCCTCCATATGCGGCTCGCCGTCTGACGGGGGCTTCAACTCTTCTGACGAGTACGGATCCAGTCCGGGGGACTTTCGGTACTTTAGGGTGAGGAGTAACACGCCCGACTCTCTGGGCAACACCCCCCCAATCAGAGAGGAGAGCTGTCTTAATGATTACATGGCCATGGGCTGGAACCGAGATGTTTTTGGTGGTGCGGGGGACGCTTCCCGTGAGGAGAGCACCTCAACAGCCGATGACGACCGCTTGTCCTCCTCATCTCTGAGGAGGAGGACGCACTCTTTCTCCAGATCTGCAGGGGGGGCAACTGGAGGCTGTGGTGTGGCGGTTTATCAGAAGATGACCCAGACCAACCTCTCATTGGATGAGGGCTCGGATGTGGCGCTGCCGTTTGGTGCCGGGCTGCTCCGGGGAGGGCCCTCCTCCTCCACTTCCTCGCTCCGCTCTGATTACAGCTCCTGTTCAGAACACAGCCAGCAGAGCCGGCCCTCCACCCTCCCCAGGACTGAGGCTGCTGCTGAGCGCCCACCCCTCTGTGCCCAGGAGGATAGCGGCTACATGCCCATGATGTGTGGCGTCGCTGCATCGCCGCGGGACACCCCCCCTGACTACATGCCTATGCAACCCAGCTCCTACCCCCAACACAACTCCCATTCCCCCCAGTTTCACAGCCGTTCACCCCACCGACCCACACAGCCGCAGGCCTCCACAGACGCTCAAGGCTACATGATGATGCTCCCTGGGGGCGGGGGCTGCACGTCTTCAGTGCTGCAGGCCTCACCCAGTCCTCCCAGTAGTTCCAGTTCATCTGCTGCTACTGGAAGCtgcaggggtggggggggcgAGAATGGAGAGTACATGGACATGTCTTACAGCAGCGGGCACAGGCTCTCAAGTGCCACAGGTGGCCCCCCTGAAGGAGCCCCCAAGTCTTACAGCCCCTACTTCTCCCTCCCACGCTCCTATAAGACCCCCACCAGAGAGAGGGATGGAGAGTATGTACCCATGAGCCCCCCTGCCAAGCCAGTGTCCATACAGGATAGAAGGGCGGTGGGGGGTTCTAGCACCTCtaccccctcccaccccccacCGCCTTACGGCGCCCACCACACGACCGCGGTGCCGGCGGAGCGGCACGTCCTGAGGCCCACACGTCTGCCTCTGGGCAGGAGGAGTTTCCACGGCCCGCTCCCGGTGACTGAAGCCTCCACCTCAGTGGCCCCCCCCAGCTACTCTGAGGGTCCTTCCAGTCCTGGGGAGTACATCAACATTGAGTTTGGGGATCAGTTTCCTCACCAACAGCAGCCTCCTGCCTATCCTCTCTCTGCCCCAGATGAAGAGACCCCCCTTGGACCCTGCTGTTCGCCCCCCCAACCCCAGGACTACATGAGTGTTGAGGTGGGGGGTCTGGGAAAGAACCAGTCGCCCAGGCCTAGCCTTGTTGCCCCCTGGAACCCCCCCAGCTATATCAGACCTTTAGCTAGTAACCCTGGGGCGCATGATGGGGGGCACTGGAAGTCAGTGGGAGAAGATTACACTGACATGACCTTTAACCTCAGTGGGGGTGGGAAAGCTCAGAGCACTACAGCTATGCTGCAGCATCTCTGCGTGATGGAGGGGCATTACAAACACACCTTCTCCTCACCCGTTTCTCCCCCCTGCCTGAACCGGCCACCCACGCAGCAGTCGGAGCCCAAAGTGGTACGAGCTGACCCCCAAGGCAGAAGAAGACACAGTTCAGAGACGTTCTCTTCCAGCTCCACCCCTGCAGGAGAAGGGCTCAGCTCCTCCCCCCCCAACTCCTCACAGGCTGACCCCACAGCCCACTGTGAGTCTTACCTGGTGGGGGGACAAGCTTCCAGATGGGCCAACTCAGCATCCTTTGACTGTGTGTGGATGTCTGTGGAGGGGGTCAGAGACTCGCCAGCTCCCCATGACTCACCAGGAGCCAcagaggccccgccccctttctcTGCCGCAGAGGCCGGATCCGGCAGAATGTGCAGGAACGCGTCTGCCGGCTTCCAGAACGGACTCAACTACATCGCCTTGGAGCTAAGGGAGGAAGGGGTGAACACGGAGGCCGTGGCGTCTGGAGCGACCGGCACCAACGGGGACACAGCTGGGGAGGGAACGGTGCCTCCGCCTGAGAACGGAGCCTATGCCAGTATAGACTTCACCAAAACGGACGGAGTCGCAGCTGCCAAGG GGGGACTATAA
- the LOC101169068 gene encoding insulin receptor substrate 2-B isoform X2 — translation MDLTNHPEGGGAVMMVEAPQGEPVRRAAVTNGAGSVREPPSPVIGTGSRFHPHHHSLQQPSREPQFHLFGEKSTESPGRRACPSLGQLPAAEEPPAGGGAHVLAAVHVASASDAVEDIRKCGYLRKQKHGHKRFFVLRAAGPLGPSRLEYYDSEKKFRSSLRHAAGAPGAAAAAPSPPKRVIFLSQCFTVNKRADSKNKYLIALYTKDEYFAIVAESEQEQEDWYVAVSALMSEGKRGHVDSDDLDDGYGTVSPGTVFKEVWQVNVKPKGLGQTKNLTGVYRLCLSAKTVHLVKLNSDNPCVNLQLMNIRRCGHSESFFFIEVGRSSSIGPGEIWMQVDDSVVAQSMHETILETMKALKAFAEFRPRSKSQSSSSNPMPFITTRRHLGNLPPSQTGLQRRSRTESVVGTPPSSKSSGASGYRFRTSSEGEGTMNRPFRSATGSLVHLNSTRALHGRQDATGGVSGSGGATGSSGTSSGRYTKAISGTSSSYHARSSSLPVSHFPSTSSPVSVSSSSGHGSVSDTLTRPSSASICGSPSDGGFNSSDEYGSSPGDFRYFRVRSNTPDSLGNTPPIREESCLNDYMAMGWNRDVFGGAGDASREESTSTADDDRLSSSSLRRRTHSFSRSAGGATGGCGVAVYQKMTQTNLSLDEGSDVALPFGAGLLRGGPSSSTSSLRSDYSSCSEHSQQSRPSTLPRTEAAAERPPLCAQEDSGYMPMMCGVAASPRDTPPDYMPMQPSSYPQHNSHSPQFHSRSPHRPTQPQASTDAQGYMMMLPGGGGCTSSVLQASPSPPSSSSSSAATGSCRGGGGENGEYMDMSYSSGHRLSSATGGPPEGAPKSYSPYFSLPRSYKTPTRERDGEYVPMSPPAKPVSIQDRRAVGGSSTSTPSHPPPPYGAHHTTAVPAERHVLRPTRLPLGRRSFHGPLPVTEASTSVAPPSYSEGPSSPGEYINIEFGDQFPHQQQPPAYPLSAPDEETPLGPCCSPPQPQDYMSVEVGGLGKNQSPRPSLVAPWNPPSYIRPLASNPGAHDGGHWKSVGEDYTDMTFNLSGGGKAQSTTAMLQHLCVMEGHYKHTFSSPVSPPCLNRPPTQQSEPKVVRADPQGRRRHSSETFSSSSTPAGEGLSSSPPNSSQADPTAHCESYLVGGQASRWANSASFDCVWMSVEGVRDSPAPHDSPGATEAPPPFSAAEAGSGRMCRNASAGFQNGLNYIALELREEGVNTEAVASGATGTNGDTAGEGTVPPPENGAYASIDFTKTDGVAAAKD, via the exons atggatCTAACGAACCACCCGGAAGGGGGGGGCGCCGTGATGATGGTGGAGGCCCCGCAGGGGGAGCCGGTGAGGAGAGCCGCGGTCACCAACGGAGCTGGCTCGGTGCGGGAACCCCCGTCCCCGGTAATCGGCACCGGCTCCCGTttccacccccaccaccacagcCTGCAGCAGCCCTCCCGGGAGCCGCAGTTTCATCTCTTTGGGGAGAAGAGCACCGAGTCTCCGGGCCGGAGAGCCTGCCCATCGCTCGGCCAGCTCCCCGCCGCCGAGGAGCCCCCCGCGGGCGGCGGTGCCCATGTGTTGGCGGCCGTGCACGTCGCGAGCGCCTCTGACGCGGTGGAAGACATCCGGAAATGCGGATACCTGAGGAAGCAGAAACACGGACACAAGCGCTTCTTCGTGCTCCGAGCCGCCGGGCCGCTCGGACCCAGCCGCCTGGAGTACTACGACAGCGAGAAGAAGTTCCGGAGCAGCCTCCGCCACGCTGCGGGGGCCCCCGGAGCCGCCGCGGCCGCGCCTTCCCCTCCGAAAAGAGTGATCTTCCTGTCCCAGTGCTTCACGGTCAACAAGCGGGCGGACTCCAAGAACAAATACCTGATCGCGCTCTACACCAAAGACGAGTACTTCGCCATCGTGGCCGAGAGcgagcaggagcaggaggacTGGTACGTGGCCGTCAGCGCTCTGATGAGTGAAGGCAAGCGTGGCCATGTGGACTCTGATGACCTGGATGATGGGTACGGTACCGTCAGTCCCGGTACCGTGTTCAAAGAGGTGTGGCAGGTCAATGTGAAACCTAAAGGACTAGGTCAGACCAAAAACCTGACCGGCGTGTACCGTCTGTGCCTCTCTGCCAAAACCGTTCACCTGGTGAAGCTGAACTCCGACAACCCCTGTGTCAACCTGCAGCTGATGAACATCCGGCGCTGTGGACATTCAGAGAGCTTCTTCTTCATCGAGgtgggccgctcctcttctaTCGGGCCCGGGGAGATCTGGATGCAGGTGGATGACTCTGTTGTGGCCCAGAGCATGCACGAGACCATCCTGGAGACCATGAAAGCCCTCAAGGCTTTCGCAGAGTTCCGGCCCAGGAGCAAGAGTCAGTCTTCGAGCTCCAACCCCATGCCCTTCATCACCACGCGCCGCCACCTGGGCAACCTGCCTCCAAGCCAGACTGGGCTGCAGCGCCGATCCAGAACGGAGTCGGTGGTCGGGACCCCTCCGTCCAGTAAGAGCTCAGGGGCGAGCGGTTATCGCTTCCGGACCTCCAGTGAGGGAGAGGGAACCATGAACCGGCCGTTCCGCTCTGCCACGGGGAGCCTGGTGCATCTGAACTCAACGCGGGCCCTCCATGGGCGTCAGGACGCTACTGGCGGCGTCTCTGGAAGTGGGGGGGCTACAGGCAGTTCTGGCACCAGCAGCGGGCGCTACACGAAGGCCATATCCGGGACATCCTCTTCCTACCACGCTCGCTCATCCTCCCTGCCTGTCTCCCACTTCCCCTCCACCAGCAGCCCGGTCAGCGTGTCCTCCAGCAGCGGGCATGGCTCCGTGTCGGACACGCTCACCCGCCCATCCAGCGCCTCCATATGCGGCTCGCCGTCTGACGGGGGCTTCAACTCTTCTGACGAGTACGGATCCAGTCCGGGGGACTTTCGGTACTTTAGGGTGAGGAGTAACACGCCCGACTCTCTGGGCAACACCCCCCCAATCAGAGAGGAGAGCTGTCTTAATGATTACATGGCCATGGGCTGGAACCGAGATGTTTTTGGTGGTGCGGGGGACGCTTCCCGTGAGGAGAGCACCTCAACAGCCGATGACGACCGCTTGTCCTCCTCATCTCTGAGGAGGAGGACGCACTCTTTCTCCAGATCTGCAGGGGGGGCAACTGGAGGCTGTGGTGTGGCGGTTTATCAGAAGATGACCCAGACCAACCTCTCATTGGATGAGGGCTCGGATGTGGCGCTGCCGTTTGGTGCCGGGCTGCTCCGGGGAGGGCCCTCCTCCTCCACTTCCTCGCTCCGCTCTGATTACAGCTCCTGTTCAGAACACAGCCAGCAGAGCCGGCCCTCCACCCTCCCCAGGACTGAGGCTGCTGCTGAGCGCCCACCCCTCTGTGCCCAGGAGGATAGCGGCTACATGCCCATGATGTGTGGCGTCGCTGCATCGCCGCGGGACACCCCCCCTGACTACATGCCTATGCAACCCAGCTCCTACCCCCAACACAACTCCCATTCCCCCCAGTTTCACAGCCGTTCACCCCACCGACCCACACAGCCGCAGGCCTCCACAGACGCTCAAGGCTACATGATGATGCTCCCTGGGGGCGGGGGCTGCACGTCTTCAGTGCTGCAGGCCTCACCCAGTCCTCCCAGTAGTTCCAGTTCATCTGCTGCTACTGGAAGCtgcaggggtggggggggcgAGAATGGAGAGTACATGGACATGTCTTACAGCAGCGGGCACAGGCTCTCAAGTGCCACAGGTGGCCCCCCTGAAGGAGCCCCCAAGTCTTACAGCCCCTACTTCTCCCTCCCACGCTCCTATAAGACCCCCACCAGAGAGAGGGATGGAGAGTATGTACCCATGAGCCCCCCTGCCAAGCCAGTGTCCATACAGGATAGAAGGGCGGTGGGGGGTTCTAGCACCTCtaccccctcccaccccccacCGCCTTACGGCGCCCACCACACGACCGCGGTGCCGGCGGAGCGGCACGTCCTGAGGCCCACACGTCTGCCTCTGGGCAGGAGGAGTTTCCACGGCCCGCTCCCGGTGACTGAAGCCTCCACCTCAGTGGCCCCCCCCAGCTACTCTGAGGGTCCTTCCAGTCCTGGGGAGTACATCAACATTGAGTTTGGGGATCAGTTTCCTCACCAACAGCAGCCTCCTGCCTATCCTCTCTCTGCCCCAGATGAAGAGACCCCCCTTGGACCCTGCTGTTCGCCCCCCCAACCCCAGGACTACATGAGTGTTGAGGTGGGGGGTCTGGGAAAGAACCAGTCGCCCAGGCCTAGCCTTGTTGCCCCCTGGAACCCCCCCAGCTATATCAGACCTTTAGCTAGTAACCCTGGGGCGCATGATGGGGGGCACTGGAAGTCAGTGGGAGAAGATTACACTGACATGACCTTTAACCTCAGTGGGGGTGGGAAAGCTCAGAGCACTACAGCTATGCTGCAGCATCTCTGCGTGATGGAGGGGCATTACAAACACACCTTCTCCTCACCCGTTTCTCCCCCCTGCCTGAACCGGCCACCCACGCAGCAGTCGGAGCCCAAAGTGGTACGAGCTGACCCCCAAGGCAGAAGAAGACACAGTTCAGAGACGTTCTCTTCCAGCTCCACCCCTGCAGGAGAAGGGCTCAGCTCCTCCCCCCCCAACTCCTCACAGGCTGACCCCACAGCCCACTGTGAGTCTTACCTGGTGGGGGGACAAGCTTCCAGATGGGCCAACTCAGCATCCTTTGACTGTGTGTGGATGTCTGTGGAGGGGGTCAGAGACTCGCCAGCTCCCCATGACTCACCAGGAGCCAcagaggccccgccccctttctcTGCCGCAGAGGCCGGATCCGGCAGAATGTGCAGGAACGCGTCTGCCGGCTTCCAGAACGGACTCAACTACATCGCCTTGGAGCTAAGGGAGGAAGGGGTGAACACGGAGGCCGTGGCGTCTGGAGCGACCGGCACCAACGGGGACACAGCTGGGGAGGGAACGGTGCCTCCGCCTGAGAACGGAGCCTATGCCAGTATAGACTTCACCAAAACGGACGGAGTCGCAGCTGCCAAGG ACTGA